The Mercurialis annua linkage group LG7, ddMerAnnu1.2, whole genome shotgun sequence genome includes the window attgtaacattacaataatttaacatcattattgtctactacaccaatgctaaaatcaacaaaatatcaaccgaaaattaacataatatcaacactgtaatacaataattcaacatcattatttgtcttcttcaTCAATgttaacatatcattatctagtctcagtttaatttaaggcaaaaggtacaaaaaaatcctcgtagttttcataaaagtacaaatcagcccttttacttctttggggtataattaagccctctttgttttcaaatagaacaaataacccctttcatccaacatcattagaaacacccGTTAATgactgacatgtctctcataatcataaaggaaaaaagatcaaaaataattttaatatttaaaatatttatcaaaaatttgagggggtaagtgtcccaaaagtaaactaaaagggtttatttgttcgattttaaaataacaaggAATTAactgttcaattttaaaaacacgggggcttaattgtgcccagataaagtaaaagggctgatctgtacttttgagaaaaactCGAGGACTTTTTTATATCTTCtgccttaatttaatttaatttttttaatttattttacagacaatattatcttatttgtcaatgttaaaatcaaaaaaaattcaatttaaatcaacataatattaatataaagtcaacaacactgtaattttataataattcagcaatcagtcatcatcaacaaatcgagttgcagaattaaaaaaaaacgcagaaatacaacaaaacataAGGTAGAAATAACagaaatttatttcataaaattaccaaattattctacataatatgaaatgagtattagattctttaaagataatctatatacatgtttaatggtgaaaacaatagtaaaaaataaacaaattacagatttgaaaaaaaaagaacaataaatttCTGATCTgaaattaaaacgataaaagaaagatgacggCGAAATTAAAACGACAAAAGAAAGATGACGGCGAGACGAAGGCAAAACGACGGAGGCAAAACGGTgcgaagaacagatctgaaaattgtatgaaagatgagttgagagagaaagaagagagaaatctgagaaaagagaaaataattgtaatgaTTAGGGTTTGTGTTattagggttctatttatatgaacggtataaaagtaataaattctTTCGTATATGATAGTTTTGAAATGTCAAATGTAAAAtcgtataaaaataaattcttattcaattttaattatttgtctAAAAAACCCTAATAAAAATAACGGCTAGGGTTTAGTTCAAATTTAACAAGAGCACATGTGGCTTACTTATCAATTTATTCCTCATATTTTCTTTTGTCTTTTTACTTTGCAAATAGTTCTCATCTCTTTCTACTTTCTTGATTTTTCTTGATTCATCTTCCACTACAAGAAATCagccaattagcgacggaaatatccgtcgctaattggctaatatccgtcgctaatcttgattagcgacggattaccgacggacaCAATCCGTCGGTACAATTTGGGTCGCTAATCATTTAGCGACCCAAAAAATGAACCGTCGCCAACTTaccgacggaaatttccgtcggtAAGTTGACCTGGACCTGTCGGTATTTTGGTCGGGTTGACCGACCAAATACCgacacatttagcgacggacagtTCCGTCgctgatttagcgacggaaaattccgtcgctaaatgtagtCGCAAAAGTGgactatttagcgacggattttccgtcgctaaatagtcCACTTTTGTCGTTTTTGagcattttagcgacggaatatccgtcgctaaaagctcATATGTGgtcgctaattttttatttttttggcagaAAATTCCCGTTTTTCGGCATTTTTTGATTTTCCCTGTTTTTTAATAGACCCGTTAACTAATCACAGACAGACACAATAGAcaacaacaaataaacaaaaaccgaaacacaaataaacataaaccgaaaccgttatatataaataaacggtAAAAAAGTATACAATTTGATAAATACTAAATAAGTCAAAATATGCAAACTGTATTATAAAAATCCAAGTCCAAATACTATACTACCCCAAACTAGTAGTGTCGTCAGCcggtggaggtggaggtgggGGAAACTGCGGTCGTAACTCCGGTGGGAGTGTAGTCATCAGTCGCGCAAgctcagtacggatccgctcgtcgaaacccgcctccacagtacggatccgctgctcgacccgctcttcaaaacccgcctccacagtacgcATCCGCTGCTCGAGTCGCTCCTCAACCTCTCTAGCAATGCGCTGCTCGATCTCCTCACTAACGACCGCCTGCTGCTGTGACTGGGATGATCCGCCGCGGCGCAATCGGCTGCTCTGGCCGATGTAGGATGCTGAAGCCGAACCAATACCGTAGACTCGCTGCTTCTTGATTGCCTCGAGAGACAAAAACAGCTCGTTCTCGTCGATCGGCTCTGGAATCGACGAACTCCCTTCTCCAGCCGCCTGAGACTGGGTCGCTGCAGCAAGCTCTGCCTGGAAACGGTCCtgagaataaaaatacaaatttatagtttagtaaaactttataaaaatacttcacaaatattagtttaaacctacatttctaactaaaattcggcagcattttctctaaaattagatcatcacccatttttcagggacatcctgcaacAACTACAGACAACTCTGTTCAACAATACAAAATAGCAATCACAACACCCACAACAAACACGTAAACATCCTATAAACAACTAACtatataaagttatatttatatcataGTAAGCAGTCACTTaaggttaaaataaacttacatttttatcctttgatcTCTTGTCAACGAAGACAGTCCGATCAGCCTTGGTCAGGTGCAACCGTACATGCAACTCAGCTAAAGTGGGCTCTCGACCGAGCTCCTCAGTCTAtcatatgaaatgaaaaagttAATTAGTAGATAAACAGAATATATAACGATTAGTAATATTAGAAACTTACCATAACTGTCTTATGCCTCGTAGCCGATCTCGATCCTGCGGTATGTCGAACCGGTCCGGTGCCAGCTCCAGACGGCTCACTCAGCCGATTAGCTCGTGCTACCTCAGACTTCTTCTTAGCCTCAGCAGTATCCCAGTCTCGCTTCCACGACGCCCAAGTATCAGCACTAACACTGCCCACTTTTTTATCTGGCTTCATGTTGTGGAGAGTATCTTTGTACCGATTAGCCGCATGTCGGTAGAAGACCCCTCTAATCAGGTCCTCAGGGTGGGTGGAGTCCCAGCAAAAACCCTTCTGCaaaccattaattaataaaaacaattagaaatcaaaaagacagtaaaacatatatttaaaattttaatttaacaacCTTGAACTCCTCGAAGTAGAAGCCCTTATGCTCTGCTGTCAGCTTCTTCCACGAGGAACCCTTAGGGAACCAGCTAGATCGGAAAATGGGCAAGATCGCCCTCGATGTGCTCCCGCTGTCGTTCCTGCTATCTAGTAACCTTTCTCTGTACGTTACAAAAAAgttagttttcacatttttgaaataatatttgttaaaaaaaagttgGCAATCATACCTTGCAGCATCAGGTGTAACTCTAATCCTCCCAGTCTCGTCCGTAGCTGGCGGCTGGTCCTGTGGCTGTCTCGCCGCTCTCCGCGGTGCGAGTCTACCCGCCAGCACCTGCTGCTCAGCCCCTGGATCCGAGCTCTCAAGTGGATGGATCCTGCTCTGGGTCGCCACGTCCACGTCCACGTCCACGTCCCTGACCAGTGTCCCTACCCCGGCCTCGGCCGGCAGAAGAAGAACCTGAACCTCTCATATCTgcaaaacaaattacaaaacaatattcgacaagaaaaaaataatcacatctattataaaaaccataacacataattttttaacaaaataaagttactACATCAACAAAcgtaaataaaagtcaaaattctACAGAAATAACATTAAAACAAATCATGCAATTTCTATATCATCTTCCGCTCCAATGTCATcatcgtctgatgaggatggtGGATAATCATCTTCCGTCTCTACTATTGGAGGGTTGTGTAATGCAGCCTCGTCCGCCTCGCCATTCGGATCAACTAAATTTATCGGGTCGTCATTCGTTATGACATCGAGCGGATGTTCTGCACTATCATCGAGCGGATGTTCTGCGCCTTTCACCAGCTTCTTGATATTAGCAAAAAAATTCGGCATTTTATTGTTCTCTGGAAGCAGTTCTTGTAATAAACGGCAGGTGTCATCAATCAAAGATATCGACCCCTGATGTCGACacttaatatccaaaatttcaacagatgCGGACAGGGGTGAGTGTTTGCTATTTCcgggccatatttcttcttctgccgCACTCATCATATCAAAAAACTTCCGAGCTTCGTCATTCGGGGTCTCTTCCTCAAAAACTTCGGGACCAGCAgcatcaataaccattctctAACCATAGTTTAAATCTCCCCCTCCCTCATTATAGTAATCGTATTCATTAGCCGGCTGCTGAACTGCAGGAGGGACATTCACCTCACCGTGGTGAatccagacatagtaatctgGAACAAACCCAGACTGCAAGACATGTAGTTTCACAACTTCGACATCTCGAAAATTTGTATTTCTACATTTTGTCCTAGAACATGGGCATTTTATCTCTTCCCCACTCATACACTCGGGATGTTGTACAGCAAAATTCACGAACTCTTCAAGATTAGGGAAAAAATCAGGCGGCAGGAAGCCTCTGTCATGTCTCgtatacatccaactgcggtctggattcatttctggaggacgtacaattaggtactggttcataagctcaatgtagcaaagtcaatgtaattgactgctaaaagggtagggtcctatcccattcgcaaaactggcgccccataattcgatcacgatatatgcatgaatacggaaaaaatattcggcagccttccggcgtcgttccccaggtgcattatataatatagggtgtgtaacgctaattatatattccgtaaggaataagcgttacacagcctatattaaataggcacccggagaacatacgccagaaaactaccaaatattcctataccatatccatacatatatgttttttcgtgatcaaattacgcagacgacggcagttttacgaactgtacacacgtacaatcccgtgtcgttcaatctcttgaacacacgggacgggtttctacggctaggtaagattttattcggtgggaataaaatctttgttaattaaatttaacagtTGTTCAATTTActctaactaattaattaaattgaaatacaaaaattcaataacacttacttgttgaagagcagaaccgcaaatGAGAGGACTCCTGAGAACGGTCGGTTTAGTGAGAAAACAATCTACGGCTATCAGCGCCAAAATCCTACGGTTTAAGTTTTTcattagtttttaatatttaaaaaaaaccggcagcatttcccctaaaaatgagcatcacccatttttcagggaaagcctGCAAGTAAACAATACGTATTCCAACATAACCAACAACTTATTTCATCTCAATGTTTTTCCAATAAAGCATATTGTTAATAAATTACGctaatttcatttaattaacataaattaaaattataggttGCCTTATATTACAAATTAACTAacttaatttaacaaaattaaacaagattaaacaatacaattaatctattaaaatatttaacctaaaatattttgaatttaacctaaattcaaaaataattgaattaacctaatcattcaaaatttaatcaacttaaaattaaacaatgtaATTAACCTAGTCatttataatttacaaaatctaatcaatttaatattaaactatttaattaacctaatcaAATAACCCAAATTTACATAATTAATATAGAATAacctaaatttaataattttaggtataaaattaacattaatgtattaactaattataaattaaataaccaattaaataacctaaaattacaatttaattttattaacaaatGTAATTAAATGTGTGTTCAAGAGAGTAAATAataaacctaattaaaaaaattaacaatttaatctaattaaataacaaatctaatctaattaaataacaaatctaattatattaataaaactaaatcgACATACCTGGACTGTAACTGAAGACAGTGGCGGCAACGGTGGCGGCAGCGGTGGCGGCAGCAGTGGCGGCAGCGGGCGGGCTGGAAATGGGCAgccaacaaaatcaaaaaaaataacctaatat containing:
- the LOC126656375 gene encoding uncharacterized protein LOC126656375, with the translated sequence MVIDAAGPEVFEEETPNDEARKFFDMMSAAEEEIWPGNSKHSPLSASVEILDIKCRHQGSISLIDDTCRLLQELLPENNKMPNFFANIKKLVKGAEHPLDDSAEHPLDVITNDDPINLVDPNGEADEAALHNPPIVETEDDYPPSSSDDDDIGAEDDIEIVLLLPAEAGVGTLVRDVDVDVDVATQSRIHPLESSDPGAEQQVLAGRLAPRRAARQPQDQPPATDETGRIRVTPDAARERLLDSRNDSGSTSRAILPIFRSSWFPKGSSWKKLTAEHKGFYFEEFKKGFCWDSTHPEDLIRGVFYRHAANRYKDTLHNMKPDKKVGSVSADTWASWKRDWDTAEAKKKSEVARANRLSEPSGAGTGPVRHTAGSRSATRHKTVMTEELGREPTLAELHVRLHLTKADRTVFVDKRSKDKNDRFQAELAAATQSQAAGEGSSSIPEPIDENELFLSLEAIKKQRVYGIGSASASYIGQSSRLRRGGSSQSQQQAVVSEEIEQRIAREVEERLEQRMRTVEAGFEERVEQRIRTVEAGFDERIRTELARLMTTLPPELRPQFPPPPPPPADDTTSLG